From a region of the Fervidobacterium sp. genome:
- a CDS encoding adenylate kinase has product MNLIFLGPPGAGKGTYAKRIVEKYSIPHISTGDIFREAIAKGTELGKKVQDIVNSGNLVPDELTNALVEERLKQPDCENGFILDGYPRTINQAQALDIMLKNMKKELDGAVYFEVDEETVVQRISTRRVCAKCGKVYNVITLPPRIEGRCDDCNGELIQRDDDKEEIVRGRYRVYIEKTSPLIEYYRNQNKLFTLDGRKSVEEVMKMLFNILGGIKRQ; this is encoded by the coding sequence ATGAATTTGATATTCCTTGGACCTCCCGGTGCTGGTAAAGGAACTTATGCCAAAAGAATTGTTGAAAAATATAGTATCCCACATATATCAACGGGTGATATTTTTAGAGAAGCCATAGCAAAAGGTACTGAACTTGGCAAAAAGGTACAAGACATAGTTAATTCTGGCAATCTTGTTCCTGATGAATTAACAAATGCATTAGTGGAGGAAAGATTAAAACAACCAGATTGCGAAAATGGATTCATACTTGATGGTTATCCAAGAACCATTAATCAAGCACAAGCTCTGGATATTATGCTTAAGAACATGAAAAAGGAACTTGATGGTGCGGTGTATTTCGAAGTAGATGAAGAAACAGTTGTTCAAAGGATCTCCACAAGAAGAGTTTGTGCCAAGTGTGGTAAAGTGTACAATGTGATAACCCTTCCTCCAAGAATCGAGGGTAGATGCGACGACTGTAACGGCGAGCTGATTCAAAGAGACGATGATAAAGAAGAAATTGTGAGAGGAAGATACAGAGTCTACATAGAGAAAACTTCTCCGTTAATCGAATATTATAGAAATCAAAACAAACTTTTTACTTTAGACGGTAGAAAAAGTGTAGAAGAAGTAATGAAAATGTTGTTTAATATATTGGGTGGTATAAAAAGACAATGA
- the map gene encoding type I methionyl aminopeptidase, with translation MIRLKTKEEVEKMKIACRAVATVLKEARKFVVDGATAHDIEILADKILRDFKCKPAFKGYSGYPYITTVSVNEEVIHGFPLRKKVFRKGDIVSIDVGAIYDGLYGDGAVTYIVDKTDENGEKLVRVTYESLMKAIEIIKPGIKLGDVSYQIQKYVEGNGFGVVRDFVGHGIGKALHEDPQVPNYGKPGTGVTLKAGMTIAIEPMVTEGGWHVVVLEDGWTVVTVDGKRSAHFEHTVVITEDGCDILTMSDSGILKDL, from the coding sequence ATGATAAGACTTAAGACAAAAGAAGAAGTCGAGAAGATGAAAATAGCCTGCAGAGCGGTTGCTACTGTTTTAAAAGAAGCAAGAAAATTTGTAGTTGATGGTGCAACCGCTCATGATATCGAGATACTTGCTGATAAGATTTTAAGAGATTTCAAGTGCAAACCCGCTTTTAAAGGTTACAGTGGATACCCTTACATTACAACAGTATCTGTAAACGAAGAAGTTATACATGGGTTTCCGTTAAGAAAAAAAGTTTTTAGGAAGGGCGATATAGTTTCAATAGATGTTGGAGCAATTTACGACGGATTGTATGGAGACGGAGCTGTAACATACATAGTAGATAAGACGGATGAAAACGGGGAAAAACTTGTCAGAGTTACATACGAATCTCTTATGAAAGCAATTGAAATAATAAAACCTGGTATAAAACTTGGGGATGTGTCGTACCAAATTCAAAAGTATGTAGAAGGTAACGGTTTTGGTGTGGTCAGAGATTTTGTAGGTCATGGAATTGGAAAAGCGCTTCACGAGGATCCTCAAGTTCCTAATTATGGGAAGCCAGGTACCGGTGTAACACTAAAAGCAGGAATGACAATTGCAATAGAACCCATGGTTACCGAAGGCGGCTGGCACGTAGTTGTTTTAGAAGATGGTTGGACTGTAGTAACGGTAGATGGAAAAAGATCTGCTCATTTTGAGCATACGGTAGTGATCACTGAGGACGGATGTGATATATTAACCATGTCAGATTCAGGTATTTTGAAAGATCTCTGA
- the infA gene encoding translation initiation factor IF-1 has product MKNKEDVIRMEGTIVEALPNAMFRVQLDNGFKVLAHVSGKMRKNFIRLVPGDKVVVELTIYDLTRGRIVYRKKIDAKGEEEILDDEE; this is encoded by the coding sequence CTGAAAAACAAGGAAGACGTCATACGAATGGAAGGAACAATAGTTGAAGCACTACCAAATGCTATGTTCAGAGTACAACTCGACAACGGATTCAAAGTACTTGCTCATGTTTCCGGAAAAATGAGAAAAAATTTCATTAGACTTGTTCCTGGCGATAAGGTAGTAGTTGAGTTGACAATATATGACCTAACCCGTGGAAGGATAGTTTACAGGAAAAAGATAGACGCGAAAGGCGAAGAAGAGATATTAGATGACGAAGAATAA
- the rpmJ gene encoding 50S ribosomal protein L36, with the protein MKVKASIGKRCEYCKVIRRKGKVFVVCKVNPKHNQRQG; encoded by the coding sequence ATGAAAGTAAAAGCATCTATAGGAAAAAGATGCGAGTACTGTAAAGTTATTCGTAGGAAAGGAAAAGTCTTCGTAGTCTGTAAAGTTAATCCAAAGCACAATCAAAGACAAGGTTAA
- the rpsM gene encoding 30S ribosomal protein S13 encodes MARIVGVEIPSNKKVHIALRYLYGIGPTRAMEICKNTGVDPDKRVKQLTEDEISKISSFIQQNYKVEGELRTEVMRNIKRLMDIGCYRGLRHKLGLPVRGQRTRSNARTRKGPRPSRIKKKGK; translated from the coding sequence ATGGCTCGTATTGTTGGTGTCGAAATACCGAGCAACAAAAAGGTCCACATCGCATTAAGATATCTGTACGGCATAGGACCAACACGTGCAATGGAAATATGCAAAAATACAGGTGTAGATCCAGACAAGAGAGTCAAGCAGTTAACAGAAGATGAAATTAGCAAGATCTCATCATTTATTCAACAAAATTACAAGGTTGAAGGAGAACTGAGAACAGAAGTAATGAGGAATATCAAAAGACTAATGGATATTGGTTGTTACCGCGGTTTAAGACACAAACTTGGACTTCCTGTGAGAGGACAAAGAACTCGATCAAACGCAAGGACTCGAAAAGGACCAAGACCAAGTAGAATCAAGAAAAAAGGCAAATAA
- the rpsK gene encoding 30S ribosomal protein S11 encodes MAKGRPKAKQKKKIAVDHGVVHIKSTYNNTIISLTDPTGHVLSWASGGTAGFEGTRKGTPYAAQLAADKVAKDAVKMGIKRVDVVVKGPGAGRETAIRTIQAAGLEIDNIRDATPIPFNGCRPPKRRRV; translated from the coding sequence ATGGCAAAAGGTCGGCCAAAAGCAAAACAAAAAAAGAAGATAGCGGTTGATCATGGTGTGGTACATATAAAATCAACATATAATAACACAATAATCAGTTTAACTGATCCGACAGGACATGTATTAAGTTGGGCAAGTGGTGGCACCGCTGGTTTTGAAGGGACAAGAAAAGGAACACCATACGCAGCTCAGCTTGCCGCTGATAAAGTTGCAAAAGATGCGGTGAAAATGGGAATAAAAAGAGTAGACGTTGTAGTTAAAGGACCGGGTGCTGGTAGAGAAACAGCTATAAGAACCATACAAGCCGCAGGACTTGAAATCGATAATATAAGAGATGCAACACCAATTCCATTTAATGGTTGTAGACCACCGAAAAGAAGAAGAGTATGA
- the rpsD gene encoding 30S ribosomal protein S4, which translates to MARYTGPLCRLCRREGMKLYLKGERCFSEKCPFDKRPFAPGQHGKEKKKLTQYGLQLRSKQTMKRIYGVLEKQFRIYYERAAKQSGDTRENLVVQVERRLDNVVYRLGFAINRRAARQLVSHGHILVNGKKVDIPSYQVRPGDVISIKDASRTIEPIKQAIELNKGRTSASWLDVDYEQFKGVYVRHPKLEEVTDLPVNVQAIVEFYSR; encoded by the coding sequence ATGGCACGATATACAGGTCCTTTATGTAGGCTTTGTAGAAGAGAGGGCATGAAGCTCTATCTTAAGGGTGAGAGATGTTTCAGCGAAAAATGTCCGTTTGATAAAAGACCGTTTGCTCCAGGTCAACATGGTAAGGAAAAGAAAAAGTTAACACAATACGGTCTACAGTTAAGATCTAAACAAACAATGAAAAGAATTTATGGTGTACTCGAAAAACAATTTAGAATATACTATGAAAGAGCAGCAAAACAATCGGGAGATACTCGTGAAAACTTGGTTGTTCAAGTTGAGAGAAGACTTGATAATGTTGTCTACAGACTTGGGTTTGCGATAAATAGGAGAGCAGCAAGACAGCTTGTTTCACATGGTCACATACTTGTCAACGGAAAGAAAGTTGACATACCTTCTTATCAAGTAAGGCCGGGTGATGTGATATCCATTAAGGATGCGAGTAGAACGATTGAGCCAATTAAACAAGCAATTGAACTCAACAAAGGTAGAACAAGCGCAAGTTGGCTTGATGTCGATTACGAACAATTTAAAGGAGTTTATGTGAGACATCCAAAACTTGAAGAAGTAACTGATCTTCCAGTTAACGTACAGGCTATTGTTGAATTCTACTCGAGGTGA
- a CDS encoding DNA-directed RNA polymerase subunit alpha — protein MIQITSRKFRLEEQVEYEDRYYAKYTLSPLEKGYAVTIGNTLRRVLLSSIPSFAITDVRFIKPEKYHEFDTIEGVKEDIMYLLLNLKKVQLRVEAYVESPVKLTISKKGPGILKARDIECPAGVVVVNPEHYLATLNEDADLEIELYATFGKGFVPAADRNERPEIGWIVLDGVYSPVIKVNWLVENVRVDKRTDFEKLILEIETKKSIKPAEALKHSLKIILDHFNFIEQSLSDVEELPIPAVPEATVLAEESGSPEDVMMKRIEELDLSARSLNCLKRDKIETIGDLLSKTEEDLMKIKNFGLKSLDEVKEKLREKFGLSLRKGDK, from the coding sequence ATGATTCAAATTACGTCAAGAAAATTCAGGTTAGAAGAGCAGGTGGAATACGAAGATCGTTATTATGCAAAGTATACGCTCTCACCGCTTGAGAAAGGTTATGCCGTTACAATTGGCAATACACTTAGAAGAGTCCTGCTATCTTCTATACCGAGTTTTGCAATAACTGATGTACGGTTTATCAAGCCAGAGAAATATCACGAGTTTGACACTATAGAAGGTGTAAAGGAAGATATAATGTATCTATTACTTAATTTGAAGAAAGTTCAGTTGAGAGTAGAAGCATATGTTGAATCACCAGTGAAGTTAACGATTTCCAAAAAAGGTCCAGGTATACTTAAAGCAAGAGATATTGAATGTCCAGCAGGTGTAGTGGTTGTCAATCCTGAACACTATCTTGCAACATTAAACGAAGATGCGGATTTGGAAATAGAACTTTACGCAACATTCGGTAAAGGATTCGTACCTGCTGCCGACAGAAACGAAAGACCTGAAATCGGTTGGATCGTCCTTGATGGAGTTTACAGCCCTGTTATAAAAGTAAATTGGCTTGTTGAAAACGTGCGTGTCGACAAAAGAACAGACTTTGAAAAACTCATACTCGAGATAGAAACTAAAAAGAGTATAAAACCAGCAGAAGCTCTTAAACATTCTCTAAAGATTATTCTGGATCATTTTAACTTTATAGAGCAAAGCCTCAGTGATGTTGAAGAACTACCTATTCCCGCCGTACCAGAAGCAACAGTTTTAGCTGAAGAAAGTGGTTCTCCTGAGGATGTAATGATGAAAAGAATAGAAGAACTTGATCTTTCTGCAAGATCTCTCAATTGTCTCAAAAGGGATAAAATCGAAACCATTGGAGACTTGTTATCCAAAACAGAAGAAGACTTGATGAAAATTAAAAATTTTGGATTGAAATCTCTCGATGAAGTCAAAGAAAAACTCCGTGAGAAATTTGGTCTGTCGTTGAGAAAGGGGGACAAGTAA
- the rplQ gene encoding 50S ribosomal protein L17: MRHRMKRNKLNRYGSHRLSLMRNLAKELIQHGTIMTTTVKAKVGKEYIERLVTKAVKAYKIKNENKAESVALRRQIFAELGDRKLVNKLVDEIAPKYAERNGGYTRVIKVGARRGDGAELSVLQLVD; encoded by the coding sequence ATGAGACACAGGATGAAGAGAAATAAGTTAAATAGATATGGCAGTCATAGACTATCGTTGATGAGAAACCTTGCCAAGGAATTGATCCAACACGGTACAATTATGACAACAACAGTCAAGGCTAAAGTTGGAAAAGAATATATTGAAAGACTTGTCACGAAGGCTGTTAAAGCTTACAAAATAAAGAATGAAAACAAAGCGGAGAGTGTTGCCTTAAGAAGGCAGATCTTTGCAGAACTTGGTGATAGAAAGCTCGTTAATAAACTCGTCGATGAAATTGCTCCAAAATATGCCGAGAGAAACGGTGGATACACAAGGGTGATAAAAGTAGGAGCAAGAAGAGGAGACGGTGCCGAACTTTCTGTTTTACAACTCGTTGATTAA
- a CDS encoding trigger factor, whose translation MEVRELNKDKNVIEKEYIFNINDIKRLEDKAVDSLNKRGYQIEGFRVGKVPKEIYKLRLKDTFYSIYVADEAIKEVENSLDKEELRIIIPPVIADAKFDENGGKILVELHLEPEVKIDTSQLKLRKAKEEEVLDGYIDLRIKHIVDEHAVLEPKESEAQEGDLVKVKETVLFGEKKLRDAEEKEYILLKDDERDVVKQLYGKRKGEIVEFDKVFEKSEGEKIVYKYVLEVDSVFKRILPEFNDEFVKTLDIEEVETVEQLKDKFRKEGKEIYERELNDSYKLQIIDQLSTITEIEISEKTIQRAIENIIEDLKEKGKYEEYVKSYGSEEKVIEELKNYYLSTLKKDLAVKKLSEENDVKVTSEDIKEFATKVSVEWGVSPDRAEAIIKQRKELRNEVIMEIVESKVAKILQEKAQVEEVSIKKEQDIAKE comes from the coding sequence ATGGAAGTAAGAGAATTAAACAAGGACAAGAACGTAATCGAAAAGGAGTACATATTCAACATAAATGATATTAAAAGGTTAGAAGATAAGGCTGTTGATTCTCTTAATAAGAGAGGATATCAAATAGAAGGCTTCAGAGTTGGAAAAGTACCAAAAGAAATATATAAGCTTAGATTAAAAGATACCTTTTACAGTATTTATGTTGCAGATGAAGCAATAAAAGAAGTTGAAAACTCCCTCGACAAGGAAGAACTCAGAATTATAATCCCTCCCGTAATAGCAGACGCAAAATTTGATGAAAATGGCGGAAAAATCTTAGTTGAACTTCATCTCGAACCTGAGGTTAAAATCGATACATCACAATTAAAACTTAGAAAGGCAAAAGAGGAAGAAGTACTTGATGGATATATAGATTTAAGAATCAAACACATTGTTGATGAACACGCGGTCCTTGAACCAAAAGAATCCGAAGCCCAAGAGGGAGATCTTGTTAAAGTAAAAGAGACCGTCTTGTTTGGCGAGAAGAAATTAAGAGACGCAGAAGAGAAAGAATACATACTTTTAAAAGATGATGAAAGAGACGTTGTAAAACAACTTTATGGAAAGAGAAAGGGAGAAATTGTAGAATTTGATAAAGTGTTTGAAAAAAGTGAAGGCGAAAAGATTGTTTACAAATATGTATTAGAAGTAGATAGTGTATTTAAAAGAATTCTTCCAGAATTTAACGATGAATTTGTAAAAACACTTGATATCGAAGAAGTCGAAACAGTAGAACAACTCAAAGACAAATTCAGAAAAGAGGGAAAAGAAATATACGAAAGGGAATTAAATGATTCGTACAAACTGCAAATAATTGACCAATTGTCAACCATAACTGAGATTGAAATCAGTGAAAAAACTATTCAAAGAGCAATCGAGAATATAATAGAAGATCTCAAAGAAAAAGGCAAGTATGAGGAGTATGTAAAGAGTTATGGAAGCGAAGAAAAGGTCATTGAAGAACTGAAAAACTATTATTTGAGCACTTTAAAGAAAGACCTTGCAGTAAAAAAACTTTCCGAGGAAAATGACGTTAAAGTTACAAGCGAAGATATAAAAGAATTTGCTACAAAAGTTTCTGTTGAATGGGGAGTCAGCCCAGATAGAGCAGAAGCAATCATCAAGCAAAGAAAAGAGCTGAGAAATGAAGTTATTATGGAAATCGTAGAATCAAAGGTTGCAAAAATTCTCCAAGAAAAAGCACAGGTAGAAGAAGTTTCAATAAAGAAAGAACAAGACATAGCAAAAGAATAA
- the clpP gene encoding ATP-dependent Clp endopeptidase proteolytic subunit ClpP codes for MEIDKILNQYVPIVIETTGRYERAYDIYSRLLKDRIIFLGSAIDDHVANLVVAQLLFLEAENPDKDIQLYINSPGGLVTAGLAIYDTMQYVKCDVATICVGQAASMGAVLLAAGTKGKRFALPNSRIMIHQPLGGAEGSAKDVEILTKELLRIKRLINEILSKHTGQDIERIEKDTDRDFFMSAQEAQEYGIIDKVIRPGER; via the coding sequence ATGGAAATTGACAAAATATTGAATCAGTATGTACCGATAGTAATTGAAACGACAGGTAGATACGAAAGAGCGTATGACATATACTCAAGATTACTCAAGGATAGGATAATATTTCTCGGTAGTGCAATAGACGATCACGTTGCAAATCTTGTGGTTGCTCAGCTACTTTTCCTTGAAGCGGAAAACCCAGATAAAGATATTCAACTTTACATTAATTCCCCTGGTGGACTTGTAACTGCTGGATTGGCAATTTATGATACTATGCAGTACGTAAAGTGCGATGTTGCAACGATATGTGTAGGTCAGGCAGCATCAATGGGTGCTGTACTTTTAGCAGCGGGCACAAAGGGCAAAAGATTTGCACTCCCAAACAGCAGGATAATGATTCACCAACCACTCGGTGGTGCAGAAGGAAGTGCTAAGGATGTAGAAATACTCACAAAAGAGTTGTTAAGAATAAAAAGGTTAATTAACGAAATTCTGAGCAAGCACACAGGACAAGACATTGAAAGAATAGAAAAGGACACTGATAGAGACTTTTTCATGAGTGCACAAGAAGCACAAGAATATGGTATAATAGATAAGGTCATCAGACCCGGAGAACGATAA
- a CDS encoding YebC/PmpR family DNA-binding transcriptional regulator gives MSGHNKWANIKHRKAAQDAKRSKIFTKLIREIIVAAREGGGNPDTNPRLRAVLEKAREANMPKDTIERSIKKGTGELEGEKYEEIIYEAYAPGGVALYILALTDNKNRTAQELRHILSKNGGSLAESGSVAWIFERKGVIEIPAEKISDMDEFTLLAIDAGAEDIEEGDPVLVYTSPESLSSLKETLSKNGFDGTAKITYKPKNSVKVTGSEAEKVLKLIDALEDNDDVQEVFGNFDIDDAELEAIMAKLEG, from the coding sequence ATGTCTGGTCATAATAAGTGGGCGAATATTAAGCACAGAAAAGCTGCGCAGGATGCTAAAAGATCCAAGATATTTACAAAACTTATCAGAGAAATAATTGTTGCTGCAAGAGAGGGCGGAGGAAATCCCGACACAAATCCAAGGTTAAGGGCTGTGCTTGAAAAAGCAAGAGAGGCAAATATGCCAAAGGATACTATCGAAAGATCGATTAAAAAAGGTACAGGAGAACTAGAAGGAGAAAAATACGAAGAAATAATATACGAGGCATACGCACCAGGTGGCGTAGCACTTTACATACTTGCATTAACAGACAACAAGAATAGAACTGCTCAAGAATTAAGACATATACTGAGCAAAAATGGTGGTTCGCTTGCAGAAAGTGGTTCAGTTGCATGGATCTTCGAAAGGAAAGGAGTCATAGAAATACCAGCGGAAAAGATATCTGACATGGACGAATTCACTCTCTTAGCAATAGACGCAGGAGCAGAAGATATCGAAGAAGGAGATCCGGTACTTGTCTACACATCCCCAGAATCTTTGAGTTCACTTAAAGAAACTCTTTCAAAGAATGGTTTTGATGGTACAGCAAAGATAACATATAAGCCAAAGAACAGTGTAAAAGTTACTGGAAGCGAAGCTGAAAAGGTGCTCAAACTTATAGATGCTCTTGAAGATAACGATGATGTCCAAGAGGTCTTTGGTAATTTCGATATTGACGATGCTGAACTTGAAGCTATAATGGCTAAGCTTGAAGGTTAA
- a CDS encoding protein-glutamate O-methyltransferase CheR has translation MSLDDFKDKKFAWLSNFQSGEFHELPWEEFEWFVKKIKDSMNLDLSGYKPERMKRRIEMLIRKYSCKSYKEYYELIIKDSKKKDEFLDKLTINVTEFFRNPEKWLELRDKFLPELLRESGARFKAWSAGCSSGEEPYSIAILLEELKAPAAVKVLATDIDVGVLTRAQVGEYDERSMVSTPPEYIQKYFITRDGRYIVKPNVKARVLFKKHNLLQDPFEKGFDLIVCRNVVIYFEMEAKEELYKKFSESLRPGGLLFVGNTERIFSYRSIGLEVASPFIYRKL, from the coding sequence ATGTCATTGGACGACTTCAAGGACAAAAAATTCGCTTGGCTGTCGAATTTCCAGTCTGGTGAATTTCACGAGCTACCTTGGGAAGAGTTCGAATGGTTTGTAAAAAAGATCAAAGACAGTATGAATTTAGATCTTTCTGGTTATAAACCAGAAAGAATGAAAAGAAGAATAGAAATGCTCATCAGAAAATATAGCTGTAAATCGTACAAAGAATATTATGAACTTATAATAAAAGACAGCAAGAAAAAAGACGAATTCTTAGACAAGCTCACTATAAATGTGACGGAATTTTTCAGAAATCCAGAAAAGTGGTTGGAACTTAGAGACAAATTCTTGCCTGAATTACTTAGAGAAAGTGGTGCAAGATTCAAAGCCTGGAGCGCAGGTTGCTCTTCTGGTGAAGAACCATACAGTATAGCAATCCTACTTGAAGAACTCAAAGCTCCTGCAGCAGTAAAAGTTTTAGCAACAGACATAGATGTTGGTGTGCTAACAAGAGCACAAGTAGGTGAATACGACGAAAGATCTATGGTAAGCACTCCGCCTGAATATATTCAAAAGTACTTTATAACAAGGGATGGAAGATACATAGTAAAGCCCAATGTTAAAGCACGTGTTTTATTCAAAAAGCACAATCTTTTACAAGATCCATTTGAGAAAGGCTTTGACTTGATAGTTTGCAGAAATGTTGTAATTTACTTCGAAATGGAAGCAAAGGAAGAACTGTACAAAAAATTTTCAGAGAGTTTAAGACCAGGAGGATTATTGTTTGTAGGCAATACTGAAAGGATATTTAGTTATCGAAGTATAGGTCTTGAAGTTGCTTCACCGTTTATTTATAGAAAATTATAA
- a CDS encoding RluA family pseudouridine synthase — translation MEKTPDWVSRTFIQKAIKNAEVLVNGISKKPSYKVKSGDIITLNVPEKPQLPEILPENIPLEIIYEDKDILVINKQPGIITHPIPSHTSGTIVNAVLYHCKDLQGIGGVLRPGIVHRLDKDTSGVMVIAKNDLSHQSLTKQFKDRLTEKLYVCLVKGVPKKKEGDIQISIARNPVLRVKMTTTQSEYGKPALTHYKVIREFGEIGAVVFAYPKTGRTHQIRVHMKYIGHPLMGDEVYGRAKEDEIFGIKRQMLHALSLAFYHPRTGQKMKFIARIPEDFKNAIEKIQNYLSQSISL, via the coding sequence ATGGAGAAAACACCAGATTGGGTCTCAAGAACGTTCATACAGAAAGCAATAAAGAATGCGGAAGTATTGGTCAATGGAATTTCGAAGAAGCCGAGTTACAAGGTGAAGTCTGGGGATATAATTACATTGAACGTTCCGGAAAAACCACAACTCCCGGAAATTCTACCGGAGAATATACCTCTTGAAATAATATATGAAGACAAGGACATACTTGTTATAAATAAGCAACCAGGTATAATTACACACCCTATTCCTTCTCATACCTCAGGTACTATCGTAAATGCTGTACTCTACCATTGTAAAGATTTACAAGGAATAGGTGGAGTATTGCGACCGGGCATAGTACACAGATTGGACAAAGATACAAGTGGAGTAATGGTAATAGCTAAAAATGATCTCTCCCATCAATCTTTAACGAAACAGTTTAAAGACAGACTAACAGAAAAACTTTACGTGTGCTTAGTTAAAGGTGTTCCGAAGAAAAAAGAGGGTGATATACAAATAAGCATCGCAAGAAATCCCGTTTTACGGGTGAAAATGACAACAACACAATCAGAGTACGGAAAACCTGCATTGACACACTACAAAGTAATAAGAGAATTTGGCGAAATCGGTGCGGTTGTATTTGCATACCCGAAAACGGGAAGAACTCACCAAATAAGAGTACATATGAAATACATAGGTCATCCTCTGATGGGTGACGAGGTGTATGGGCGGGCTAAAGAAGATGAAATATTTGGTATCAAAAGGCAAATGCTACACGCACTAAGCCTGGCATTTTACCATCCAAGAACAGGACAAAAAATGAAATTCATAGCGAGAATACCTGAAGATTTTAAAAATGCAATAGAAAAAATTCAAAATTACCTATCACAGTCAATTAGTCTTTGA
- a CDS encoding HD domain-containing protein, which produces MDKFLVLIVDDSKTVHNQITKAIKNITLENKPIEIESVYSYREFKSVYEPNKYALVITDLVMETEDSGINVINHIRHTVNDTKTRIVLMTANPEKVPQELLIRDYDVNSYIEKRSMNDFLLKLTVISLLKTYKDIIAFEKAINSIEHVIQSSKEMNLEELLIEIFFQVRSFLTLKSSNIEIEGQIYLDDHKIFPPKTVNQTSKIHQKKSVISFGYLFEEEILGKHVKIIIGSSKQLSDIDKDYVKALLSNLKQSYFYTQLMDIENELVYRLANLVETRSEETGEHVKRVSEVCYLLALDFGFDKDSSLIKGASGLHDVGKVGIPDHILNKPGKLSDQEFSVMKEHTLIGFELLKNSRLRLFELGALIALQHHERWDGTGYPYGLKGEEIAPEARIVQVADVFEALTHNRCYRPAWPIDKAIEYMYDMSGKQFDPKVIEIFKKRLWDILDIFKKFKD; this is translated from the coding sequence ATGGACAAATTTCTTGTGTTAATAGTTGACGATTCAAAAACAGTACACAATCAAATAACCAAGGCTATAAAAAATATAACCTTAGAAAATAAACCAATAGAGATTGAAAGTGTTTACAGCTATCGGGAATTTAAAAGCGTTTACGAACCTAACAAGTATGCTCTTGTGATAACTGACTTGGTTATGGAAACAGAAGATTCCGGTATAAATGTGATAAATCATATAAGACATACAGTAAATGACACAAAGACAAGAATTGTACTTATGACTGCTAATCCAGAAAAAGTTCCACAAGAATTGTTGATAAGAGATTATGATGTGAATTCTTACATAGAGAAAAGGTCAATGAACGACTTTCTATTGAAACTGACAGTTATTTCGTTGCTTAAAACCTACAAAGATATTATAGCTTTTGAAAAAGCGATTAATTCTATAGAACATGTTATTCAGAGCTCAAAAGAGATGAACTTGGAAGAACTGCTTATAGAGATCTTCTTTCAAGTTCGTTCATTCTTAACACTGAAAAGTTCAAATATTGAGATAGAAGGTCAGATATATTTAGATGATCATAAAATATTTCCTCCCAAGACAGTTAATCAAACAAGTAAGATTCATCAGAAAAAATCCGTTATTTCTTTTGGATATTTATTTGAGGAGGAAATTCTTGGCAAGCATGTGAAGATTATCATAGGATCTTCTAAGCAACTTAGTGATATCGATAAGGATTACGTAAAAGCTTTGCTTTCGAATCTTAAACAATCATATTTTTACACCCAGTTAATGGATATTGAAAATGAACTTGTTTACCGACTGGCGAATCTTGTTGAAACACGTTCTGAAGAAACGGGAGAACATGTAAAAAGAGTTTCGGAAGTGTGCTATTTATTAGCTTTGGATTTCGGATTCGATAAAGACTCATCGTTGATCAAAGGTGCATCTGGACTACATGATGTTGGAAAGGTTGGAATACCAGATCATATTTTAAATAAGCCAGGAAAGTTAAGCGATCAAGAGTTCTCTGTTATGAAGGAACATACACTTATAGGGTTTGAGCTTTTGAAAAACTCGCGTTTAAGGTTATTTGAACTTGGTGCACTCATCGCTTTGCAGCACCATGAGAGGTGGGATGGAACAGGCTATCCTTATGGGTTGAAAGGGGAAGAAATTGCCCCAGAGGCGAGGATTGTTCAAGTTGCCGACGTTTTCGAGGCTTTAACACACAACAGATGCTATAGGCCTGCATGGCCTATTGATAAAGCGATCGAATACATGTACGATATGAGTGGGAAGCAATTTGATCCAAAGGTTATTGAGATTTTTAAGAAGAGATTGTGGGATATACTTGATATTTTCAAAAAATTCAAAGACTAA